A single window of Nicotiana sylvestris chromosome 3, ASM39365v2, whole genome shotgun sequence DNA harbors:
- the LOC104236894 gene encoding xyloglucan galactosyltransferase XLT2-like, whose product MLPYFHNSPLKPKTPDIPDRKSLIYFLQPLLSFHNPRTWLILTILLLQILLLLNVRSLPFSIYITSHPHHIPPPFTLPTTSSAAAILTITEVDTITNLCPLGKVYVYDLPQLFNAELIQNCHELNPWISPCEALSNDGFGGRATGLSKVVPESLIGSWHWTDQFALELIYHNRMVNYRCRTMEPESATAFYIPLYAGLAVGKYLFKKNSSAKDRDMHCELMLIWVQNQTYMKRKNGWDHFISMGRISWDFRRSKDKDWGSSCIYMPGMRNITRLLIEKNPWDYFDIGVPYPTGFHPSTANDITQWQNFVRSRERKTLFCFVGATRGLIKNDFRGLLLSHCYSESDSCRVLDCAGSKCSNGTSEILETFLDSDFCLQPRGDSFTRRSIFDCMVAGSIPVFFWKRTAYYQYEWFLPEEPESYSVFIDRYEVKSGSSIKAVLEKFSKEQVKSMREKVIENIPKIVYAKPNGGINGIKDAFDIAVEGVLRRIKKQEGGYKW is encoded by the coding sequence ATGCTTCCTTATTTCCATAACTCTCCTTTAAAACCCAAAACTCCTGATATTCCTGATCGCAAAAGCTTAATTTACTTCCTTCAACCCTTGCTCTCCTTTCACAATCCCCGTACATGGCTTATTCTTACCATCCTCCTCCTTCAAATTCTCCTCCTCCTCAATGTCCGCTCCCTCCCGTTCTCCATTTACATAACTTCCCACCCCCACCATATCCCCCCTCCCTTCACCCTCCCCACTACATCTTCCGCCGCCGCTATTTTAACCATCACCGAAGTTGATACTATTACTAACTTGTGTCCTTTAGGTAAAGTATATGTCTACGACCTCCCTCAGTTATTCAACGCGGAGTTAATACAAAATTGCCACGAATTAAACCCATGGATTTCGCCATGCGAAGCGCTGTCGAACGACGGTTTTGGCGGCAGAGCCACCGGACTTTCGAAAGTTGTTCCGGAAAGCCTTATCGGGTCGTGGCATTGGACGGACCAGTTTGCATTGGAGCTAATTTACCATAACCGTATGGTAAACTATCGGTGCAGGACTATGGAGCCGGAATCTGCTACGGCTTTCTACATCCCGTTATACGCTGGACTAGCGGTGGGAAAGTACTTGTTTAAGAAGAACTCCAGTGCAAAAGATCGTGATATGCATTGCGAGCTGATGCTCATCTGGGTCCAGAATCAAACCTATATGAAGCGTAAAAACGGTTGGGATCACTTCATATCCATGGGCCGCATCTCATGGGATTTCCGCCGATCGAAAGATAAAGATTGGGGTTCTAGCTGTATATACATGCCGGGAATGCGTAACATCACGCGCCTTCTAATCGAGAAAAACCCTTGGGACTATTTCGATATTGGTGTGCCTTATCCCACCGGATTCCACCCCAGCACCGCTAATGACATCACCCAGTGGCAGAACTTTGTCCGTTCGCGTGAAAGAAAAACTCTCTTCTGCTTTGTTGGGGCGACACGTGGACTTATAAAAAATGATTTTCGAGGTTTATTACTGAGTCATTGTTACAGCGAGTCGGACTCGTGTCGAGTTTTGGACTGTGCTGGGTCGAAATGCTCCAATGGCACTTCTGAAATTCTAGAAACTTTTCTCGACTCGGATTTCTGCTTACAGCCTAGAGGTGACAGTTTCACTCGGCGGTCTATTTTCGACTGCATGGTGGCCGGTTCAATTCCGGTCTTTTTCTGGAAGAGAACGGCTTATTACCAGTACGAGTGGTTTTTGCCCGAAGAACCAGAGAGTTACTCGGTTTTTATAGATCGGTATGAGGTAAAAAGTGGGTCATCCATTAAAGCAGTTCTTGAAAAATTCAGCAAAGAACAGGTAAAGTCGATGAGGGAAAAAGTGATAGAGAATATACCGAAGATAGTTTATGCTAAACCCAATGGGGGTATAAATGGCATTAAAGATGCATTTGATATTGCAGTAGAGGGAGTATTGAGGAGAATTAAGAAACAGGAAGGAGGGTATAAATGGTAA